A genomic window from Parasteatoda tepidariorum isolate YZ-2023 chromosome 10, CAS_Ptep_4.0, whole genome shotgun sequence includes:
- the LOC107442162 gene encoding splicing factor 3B subunit 4 has protein sequence MAAGPIAERNQDATIYVGGLDEKVSETILWELFVQAGPVVNVHMPKDRITGQHQGYGFVEFLGEDDSDYAIKIKNMTKLYGKPIRVNKASAHQKNLDVGANIFIGNLDPEVDEKLLYDTFSAFGVILQTPKIMRDPETGNLKGYAFINFASFEASDAAIEAMNGQYLCNRPITISYAFKKESKGERHGSAAERLLAAQSPLSHADRPHQLFADAP, from the exons ATGGCTGCCGGTCCGATTGCTGAAAGAAATCAGg ATGCTACCATATATGTGGGAGGTCTTGATGAAAAAGTTAGTGAAACTATTTTATGGGAGTTGTTTGTTCAAGCTGGTCCTGTTG tGAATGTGCATATGCCTAAAGATCGTATTACAGGCCAGCATCAAGGGTATggttttgttgaatttttggGTGAAGATGACTCAGATTATGCTATCAAAATTAAGAACATGACAAAACTATATGGCAAGCCTATAAGAGTGAATAAG gccTCAgctcatcaaaaaaatttggatgttggtgcaaacatttttattggcaaTCTAGATCCAGAGGTCGATGAGAAGCTATTGTATGATACGTTTTCTGCTTTTGGTGTGATTCTCCAAActccaaaa attatgcGAGATCCTGAGACTGGAAATTTAAAAGgttatgcatttataaactttgcTAGTTTTGAAGCGTCTGATGCAGCCATTGAAGCCATGAATGGACAGTATTTGTGCAACAGGCCAATCACTATTTCTTATGCTTTTAAGAAAGAATCAAAGGGTGAAAGACATGGCTCTGCAGCTG AACGTCTGTTGGCTGCCCAGAGTCCCTTGTCGCATGCTGATCGTCCTCATCAACTGTTTGCTGATGCTCCATGA
- the LOC107456627 gene encoding splicing factor 3B subunit 4: MAAGPIAERNQDATIYVGGLDEKVSETILWELFVQAGPVVNVHMPKDRVTGQHQGYGFVEFLGEDDADYAIKIMNMIKLYGKPIRVNKASAHQKNLDVGANIFIGNLDPEVDEKLLYDTFSAFGVILQTPKIMRDPETGNSKGYAFINFASFEASDAAIEAMNGQYLCNRPITISYAFKKESKGERHGSAAERLLAAQNPLSHADRPHQLFADAPPTVGGPMPVPTHMVPPPMPPPGLPAPPPAPMPTTTVVSTTSSLPPPPPLPPSSLPPPPPLSMRPPMPPPPSQPPPPPPSSHMPPPPPAPPVSSFGGIPPPPPPLPTTAASQIPAPPSSDAPPLPPKSIEQPPLPPPPPPIGMPPNMPPFPGQGLPPPPIPGMRPPIPGMGYHSQPFGPPPPPFPPGRGAPPMPPPPPAPRMRMPPPPPPPPPSSAP, encoded by the exons ATGGCTGCCGGTCCGATTGCAGAAAGAAATCAGg ATGCAACCATTTATGTGGGAGGTCTTGATGAAAAAGTCAGTGAAACTATTTTATGGGAGTTGTTTGTTCAAGCTGGTCCTGTTG tGAATGTGCATATGCCTAAAGATCGTGTTACAGGCCAGCATCAAGGGTATGGCTTTGTTGAATTCTTGGGCGAAGATGATGCAGATTATGCTATCAAAATTATGAACATGATAAAACTATATGGCAAGCCTATAAGAGTAAATAAG gctTCAgctcatcaaaaaaatttagatgttggtgcaaacatttttattggcaaTCTAGATCCTGAGGTTGATGAGAAGCTTCTGTATGATACGTTTTCTGCTTTTGGTGTGATCCTCCAAACtccaaaa attATGCGAGATCCAGAAACTGGAAATTCCAAAGgttatgcatttataaactttgcTAGTTTTGAAGCGTCTGATGCAGCCATTGAAGCCATGAATGGGCAGTATTTGTGCAACAGGCCAATCACTATTTCTTATGCTTTTAAGAAAGAATCAAAGGGTGAAAGACATGGCTCTGCAGCTG aacGTCTGTTGGCTGCTCAGAATCCCCTGTCTCATGCTGATCGTCCTCATCAACTGTTTGCTGATGCTCCACCTACTGTTGGTGGTCCAATGCCTGTTCCTACTCACATGGTTCCTCCACCTATGCCTCCTCCTGGTTTACCTGCTCCTCCACCAGCACCCATGCCAACAACTACAGTGGTTTCTACGACAAGCTCTCTACCTCCACCCCCACCATTGCCTCCAAGTTCCTTGCCCCCTCCTCCACCATTATCTATGAGGCCGCCTATGCCACCACCACCATCACAACCTCCTCCGCCTCCACCATCAt CTCACATGCCACCTCCTCCACCTGCTCCTCCAGTTTCATCATTTGGTGGAATTCCTCCACCACCACCTCCTTTACCAACAACAGCTGCATCTCAAATACCTGCTCCACCCAGTTCAGATGCACCACCACTTCCTCCAAAAAGTATAGAGCAGCCACCTCTTCCACCACCACCTCCTCCTATTG GTATGCCTCCAAATATGCCACCATTTCCTGGTCAAGGCTTGCCTCCTCCTCCAATACCTGGAATGAGGCCTCCAATTCCTGGAATGGGTTATCATTCACAGCCATTtg GGCCACCACCTCCACCATTCCCACCTGGTCGTGGTGCTCCTCCTATGCCCCCTCCTCCACCTGCACCAAGAATGAGAATGCCACCTCCACCACCTCCTCCTCCACCAAGTTCCGCTCCTTAA